From Candidatus Binatia bacterium, one genomic window encodes:
- the rpmD gene encoding 50S ribosomal protein L30, which produces MSAAEGSSDKEYRVTLRGSAIGGTHRQRSSLKCLGLRGRGSQALVKDTPQARGRIRTVAHLIAVEEV; this is translated from the coding sequence ATGAGCGCAGCTGAAGGCTCGAGCGACAAAGAGTATCGCGTTACCCTTCGGGGGAGCGCCATCGGCGGAACGCACCGGCAACGCTCGAGTCTGAAATGCCTTGGGCTCCGCGGGCGTGGTTCGCAGGCCCTCGTGAAAGACACCCCGCAAGCGCGCGGAAGGATCCGCACGGTTGCCCATCTGATCGCCGTGGAGGAGGTCTGA
- the rplO gene encoding 50S ribosomal protein L15 codes for MDLSNLTPAPGSRRSRKRVGRGPGSGNGKTAGRGHKGRNSRSGSGRTPGYEGGQMPLRRRLPKRGFHNPFRKELQVVNLAELQKFDADSVIDPAALIGARLARKGGMQIKILGQGKLDKKLTVKAHAFSKTARAAIEAAGGTVEVVVAKPATGEVAG; via the coding sequence ATGGACCTTTCGAATCTGACTCCCGCTCCCGGTTCCCGCCGCTCGCGCAAGCGCGTCGGACGCGGACCCGGCTCTGGAAACGGCAAGACCGCCGGTCGTGGCCACAAGGGCCGCAACTCGCGCTCGGGCTCGGGACGCACGCCCGGCTACGAAGGTGGCCAGATGCCTCTGCGGCGGCGCCTGCCGAAGCGGGGCTTCCACAACCCCTTCCGCAAGGAGCTGCAGGTCGTGAACCTCGCCGAGTTGCAGAAGTTCGATGCCGACTCGGTCATCGACCCGGCCGCCCTGATCGGCGCACGCCTCGCCCGCAAGGGCGGCATGCAGATCAAGATTCTCGGTCAGGGGAAGCTCGACAAGAAGCTCACCGTAAAAGCGCACGCCTTCAGCAAGACGGCCCGCGCGGCCATCGAGGCCGCGGGCGGCACGGTCGAGGTCGTCGTGGCCAAGCCCGCAACCGGCGAGGTAGCTGGGTGA